From Scatophagus argus isolate fScaArg1 chromosome 10, fScaArg1.pri, whole genome shotgun sequence, a single genomic window includes:
- the LOC124065720 gene encoding stonin-1 has protein sequence MCSTNHSNWVTFEDDNAPLPSPQKPLQSPGLIKASVPRPNGLKLVLPPIRDTSWSFNSSLESPQSSSSLSGSSCAPCNIPFCTPVSGVPSSASPFHSNTWQKNDFFQGLSSTSTTSVPSPAIEALNQTSDGSSPFPSFRGSSGHYNPFWDGSRHSADVDSSSSDSESDNSLPRFFIRTKDGSEPPRDHLQSSLSYVCHKLEDLQTEPDNKTQTEKDAERSLRCKNEVLSEGSSHFVPRGLFRSQKRDGWSVMVRIPEKKNRMSSRQWGPIYLRLLPGGVLQMYYEKGLEKPYKEFQLLPQCRISDLKLESYSEQRKVLTLKVEHFSYTEKKRYHPKLEITHEAEVEQLLKFGSTVHDDMEDLVVSMEEEIFKLSVPHQQRRHYEEQELSLQITDNIWVQLDKCGRVMERTAFTQIHCLAFLNGLGDCFLALNDIVLLRLNSSYGSAEGSELWMEIADCCFHKCVNETEFHRSRLIKFAPPEACRVELMRYKTAILGCTEIPFSIKAVVTVQGAYVELQAFLNMSATFLSSMMVSDTYPLCENVMIRVPVPGDWVKVTQTVALLRQRSLKARMNRNACLGTVSTADSQPVMQVTIGTVKYENVYSAIVWRIDRLPAKNTAVDHPHSFSCKLELGSDQEIPSDWYPFVTVECEIMGAVVSQTRVKSLGTTNDIQPQKNVTSWTRYHCQVEVEKKWIETESQRQSACMTQ, from the exons ATGTGTTCTACAAATCACTCAAACTGGGTCACATTTGAAGATGATAACGCGCCACTCCCATCACCTCAGAAGCCCTTACAGTCACCAGGGCTTATCAAAGCATCAGTACCACGTCCCAATGGTCTGAAATTAGTGCTTCCTCCGATCAGGGATACTTCCTGGAGCTTCAATAGTTCATTGGAATCCCCTCAAAGCAGCTCAAGTCTCAGTGGCAGTTCCTGTGCACCATGTAACATTCCGTTTTGCACTCCTGTGAGTGGGGTTCCTAGCAGTGCATCCCCATTTCACTCCAACACGTGGCAAAAGAACGACTTCTTCCAAGGTTTGTCCAGCACATCTACCACCTCTGTTCCCTCTCCTGCAATAGAAGCACTGAATCAGACCTCAGATGGATCAAgcccttttccttctttccgGGGGAGCTCAGGACACTATAACCCCTTCTGGGATGGATCTAGACACAGCGCAGATGTGGAcagctcctcctcagactcAGAATCTGACAACAGCCTACCACGTTTCTTTATTCGCACCAAAGACGGCAGTGAGCCTCCACGCGACCATCTCCAGAGCTCTTTGTCCTATGTTTGCCACAAACTAGAAGATCTGCAAACAGAGCCGgataacaaaacacagacagaaaaagatgcAGAGAGAAGCCTACGTTGCAAAAATGAAGTGTTAAGCGAGGGTTCCTCTCATTTCGTTCCGCGTGGTCTGTTTCGGAGTCAGAAGAGAGACGGCTGGTCTGTCATGGTCAGGATTCCTGAAAAAAAGAACCGCATGTCCTCTCGACAGTGGGGGCCAATCTATCTCCGCTTGTTGCCAGGAGGTGTGCTGCAGATGTACTACGAGAAAGGGCTGGAGAAGCCGTACAAGGAGTTCCAGCTTCTCCCTCAGTGTAGGATCTCGGATCTTAAGCTGGAAAGCTACAGCGAACAGCGCAAAGTTCTCACGCTCAAGGTGGAACATTTCTCGTACACTGAAAAGAAACGCTACCACCCTAAGTTGGAGATTACTCATGAGGCGGAGGTAGAGCAGCTGCTCAAGTTTGGCTCCACAGTGCATGACGACATGGAGGACCTGGTAGTCTCCATGGAAGAAGAAATCTTCAAACTGTCTGTGCCCCATCAGCAGAGGCGGCACTATGAGGAGCAGGAGCTCTCGTTGCAGATCACTGATAACATCTGGGTACAACTGGATAAGTGTGGAAGAGTCATGGAACGAACAGCCTTCACCCAGATTCACTGTCTGGCTTTTCTGAACGGACTAGGGGATTGTTTTCTTGCGCTTAACGACATTGTGTTGCTGCGCCTGAATTCCAGTTACGGGTCTGCGGAGGGAAGTGAACTCTGGATGGAGATTGCCGactgctgttttcacaaatgtgtGAATGAGACTGAGTTTCACAGGTCCCGGCTGATTAAGTTCGCTCCTCCTGAGGCCTGCAGGGTGGAGCTGATGCGGTACAAGACAGCGATTTTGGGCTGCACAGAAATTCCCTTCTCAATCAAAGCTGTGGTCACAGTACAAGGTGCCTATGTGGAGCTCCAGGCCTTTCTTAACATGTCAGCCACATTCCTTTCATCTATGATGGTGTCGGACACTTATCCGCTGTGTGAGAATGTAATGATCCGCGTGCCGGTGCCAGGCGACTGGGTCAAAGTGACACAGACGGTGGCCTTACTGCGACAGAGATCACTGAAGGCCCGTATGAACAGAAATGCCTGTTTGGGCACTGTCAGCACTGCAGATTCACAGCCTGTCATGCAGGTGACAATTGGCACTGTCAAATATGAGAATGTCTATTCAGCCATCGTGTGGAGGATTGACAGGCTGCCTGCAAAAAATACGG CAGTGGATCATCCCCATTCATTTTCATGCAAGCTAGAGCTGGGATCCGATCAGGAGATCCCAAGTGACTGGTACCCTTTTGTCACGGTAGAATGTGAAATTATGGGTGCAGTTGTGTCACAGACCAGGGTGAAGTCACTTGGCACAACGAACGACATCCAGCCGCAGAAAAATGTGACCAGTTGGACACGCTATCATTGTCAG gtggaggtggagaagaaATGGATTGAAACAGAGTCACAGAGGCAGTCTGCCTGCATGACGCAGTGA
- the ppp1r21 gene encoding protein phosphatase 1 regulatory subunit 21 isoform X1 — translation MANVTDLQTKYSKLAQEYSKLRAQNQVLKKAVVEEQANCVSLKEQLKQRDQSLRKQEQEMDSLSFRNQQLAKRVELLQEELAVSEAKGKKGKVIMKGDQGSGYTSKGDSPSQHGQETKSVFDEDLQKKIEENERLHIQFFEADEQHRRQEAELKTRLQELEKDSEQHQAIIDGLTTKYMDTIERLQSDKARLEVKAQTLEREAKECRMRTEECQQQLRRCQSELNRQVKQSSSVIQEKVPFNDTKFSDYNSLNVPPHNRRHQLKARDVAGQALSFIQDLVAALLNFHSYTEQRVHIYPRDSSIEPISPLNQKFSQYLHENAAYVRPLEESFLQLHQSITEDTVTILETVVKLKSFADNFSSYTHFLQKILPYQLKSLEEECEAPLCTDALTAKNQELQSDMKRVTSVFEKIQNYINILALPSVRQDAMPQGNTSAVFTQLAACLHSLHDTVKEMSKHYNQKAGLEQELPTVTQKLSTTSECLLGSLASLTSSTGKIATFFSNNLDFFTSPGYSPRGSTAALNPLQAESMLANKKKAAAYVHAIKKPRPQSVPYREALSNRRILTSSTESREGLTQQVQQSQEKIARLEQEKEHWLLEAQLGKVRLEKENQRIADLEAQLAAALGGSPNLQAAAASTLAQSHEEAEKEQKAAGKETTLCTSLVGMLCTTPTVEHVGDEESREQLIKTHYMARVGELTTQLQISDSKAVHFHSECRALAKRLAIAEKSRETLSEEVRMANQNITRLQDELATTKRSYEDQLSMMSDHLCSMNETLSKQREEIDTLKLGSKGNAKKNKGR, via the exons ATGGCTAACGTTACAGACCtgcaaacaaaatacagcaagtTGGCACAGGAGTACTCCAAG CTCCGTGCACAGAACCAGGTGCTGAAGAAGGCAGTTGTGGAAGAACAGGCCAACTGTGTATCCCTAAAG GAGCAGCTAAAGCAGAGAGACCAGAGCTTGAGGAAGCAGGAGCAGGAGATGGACAGTCTCAGCTTCAGGAACCAACAGCTGGCCAAGAGGGTGGAGCTGCTCCAAGAGGAGCTAGCTGTTAGTGAAGCCAAGGGCAAAAAGGGGAAGGTGATCATGAAGGGTGATCAAGGGAGTGGCTACACA AGTAAAGGAGACTCTCCCTCACAGCATGGTCAGGAGACCAAGAGTGTTTTTGATGAGGACCTGCAGAAAAAGATAGAAGAAAATGAGCGACTTCATATCCAA TTCTTTGAAGCAGATGAGCAGCACAGGAGACAGGAGGCCGAGCTGAAGACACGACTACAGGAGCTGGAGAAAGACTCCGAGCAGCACCAGGCTATCATAGATGGACTCACCACTAAGTACATGGACACAATCGAGCGGCTGCAGAGTGACAAAGCACGTTTAGAG GTGAAAGCACAGACCCTGGAGAGGGAAGCAAAAGAGTGCAGAATGCGAACAGAAGAGTG TCAGCAGCAGTTGAGGCGATGCCAGTCAGAGCTGAACAGACAGGtgaaacaaagcagcagtgTTATCCAGGAGAAAGTGCCCTTCAATGACACCA AATTTAGTGACTACAATAGCTTAAACGTGCCACCACACAATCGAAGGCACCAG CTTAAAGCCCGGGATGTTGCAGGTCAGGCCTTGAGCTTTATTCAGGATCTTGTGGCTGCTCTGTTGAACTTCCACTCCTACACAGAACAGAGAGTGCACATCTATCCCAGAGACTCCTCTATTGAGCCCATCTCCCCACTGAACCAGAAG TTTTCTCAGTATCTACATGAGAATGCAGCCTATGTGCGCCCCCTGGAGGAGAGCTTTCTGCAGTTACACCAAAGCATCACAGAGGACACTGTCACAATATTG GAGACTGTGGTCAAGCTGAAGAGTTTTGCTGATAATTTCTCCTCATACACCCACTTTCTGCAAAAGATTCTTCCCTACCAACTGAAAAG ccTAGAAGAAGAGTGCGAGGCACCTCTTTGTACTGATGCCCTTACTGCCAAAAACCAGGAGCTGCAAAGTGACATGAAGAGAGTAACTTCTGTGTTTGAGAAAATCCAGAACTACATTAACATTTTGGCCTTACCTA GTGTTCGTCAGGACGCCATGCCACAGGGCAACACCTCAGCTGTCTTCACCCAGCTGGCTGCCTGCCTACACAGTCTTCACGATACCGTTAAAG AGATGTCAAAGCACTATAACCAGAAAGCGGGCTTAGAGCAGGAGCTCCCCACCGTCACCCAGAAGCTCTCTACCACCTCAGAGTGCCTGCTTGGATCTTTGGCCTCTCTGACCAGCAGCACTGGCAAG ATTGCCACTTTCTTCAGCAACAACTTGGACTTCTTCACATCACCAGGCTACAGCCCAAGAGGCAGCACAGCAGCTCTCAACCCCTTGCAAGCAGAGAGTATGCTGgccaacaaaaagaaagctgCTGCCTACGTGCATGCAATCAAAAAG CCCAGGCCACAGTCTGTTCCATACAGAGAAGCCCTGTCAAACCGGCGTATACTTACCAGCTCCACTGAGAGCAGAGAAGGTCTCACTCAGCAG GTGCAGCAGAGTCAGGAGAAGATTGCTAggctggagcaggagaaagagcACTGGCTCCTGGAGGCCCAGCTGGGGAAGGTGCGGTTGGAAAAGGAGAACCAGCGCATTGCGGACCTGGAAGCGCAGCTCGCGGCAGCTCTAGGGGGAAGTCCAAACTTACAAGCAGCTGCAGCCAGCACACTCGCACAGAGCcatgaggaggcagagaaagagcagaaagcTGCTGGGAAAGAGACGACGCTGTGCACCAGCCTG GTTGGCATGTTGTGCACAACACCTACAGTTGAGCAT gttGGAGACGAGGAGTCCAGGGAGCAGCTGATAAAGACTCACTATATGGCCAGAGTGGGAGAGCTCACCACCCAGCTCCAGATTTCAGACAGCAAAGCTGTGCACTTTCACTCTGAG TGTCGAGCTTTGGCCAAAAGATTAGCTATTGCAGAAAAATCACGGGAAACTCTGAGTGAGGAGGTCAGAATGGCTAATCAGAACATCACACGCTTGCAG GATGAGCTGGCTACAACTAAGAGGAGCTATGAAGACCAGCTTAGCATGATGAGCGACCACCTGTGTAGTATGAATGAGACCTTGagcaagcagagagaggaaatcGACACACTCAAACTGGGCAGCAAG GGAAATGCCAAAAAGAACAAAGGACGTTAG
- the ppp1r21 gene encoding protein phosphatase 1 regulatory subunit 21 isoform X3, whose product MANVTDLQTKYSKLAQEYSKLRAQNQVLKKAVVEEQANCVSLKEQLKQRDQSLRKQEQEMDSLSFRNQQLAKRVELLQEELASKGDSPSQHGQETKSVFDEDLQKKIEENERLHIQFFEADEQHRRQEAELKTRLQELEKDSEQHQAIIDGLTTKYMDTIERLQSDKARLEVKAQTLEREAKECRMRTEECQQQLRRCQSELNRQVKQSSSVIQEKVPFNDTKFSDYNSLNVPPHNRRHQLKARDVAGQALSFIQDLVAALLNFHSYTEQRVHIYPRDSSIEPISPLNQKFSQYLHENAAYVRPLEESFLQLHQSITEDTVTILETVVKLKSFADNFSSYTHFLQKILPYQLKSLEEECEAPLCTDALTAKNQELQSDMKRVTSVFEKIQNYINILALPSVRQDAMPQGNTSAVFTQLAACLHSLHDTVKEMSKHYNQKAGLEQELPTVTQKLSTTSECLLGSLASLTSSTGKIATFFSNNLDFFTSPGYSPRGSTAALNPLQAESMLANKKKAAAYVHAIKKPRPQSVPYREALSNRRILTSSTESREGLTQQVQQSQEKIARLEQEKEHWLLEAQLGKVRLEKENQRIADLEAQLAAALGGSPNLQAAAASTLAQSHEEAEKEQKAAGKETTLCTSLVGMLCTTPTVEHVGDEESREQLIKTHYMARVGELTTQLQISDSKAVHFHSECRALAKRLAIAEKSRETLSEEVRMANQNITRLQDELATTKRSYEDQLSMMSDHLCSMNETLSKQREEIDTLKLGSKGNAKKNKGR is encoded by the exons ATGGCTAACGTTACAGACCtgcaaacaaaatacagcaagtTGGCACAGGAGTACTCCAAG CTCCGTGCACAGAACCAGGTGCTGAAGAAGGCAGTTGTGGAAGAACAGGCCAACTGTGTATCCCTAAAG GAGCAGCTAAAGCAGAGAGACCAGAGCTTGAGGAAGCAGGAGCAGGAGATGGACAGTCTCAGCTTCAGGAACCAACAGCTGGCCAAGAGGGTGGAGCTGCTCCAAGAGGAGCTAGCT AGTAAAGGAGACTCTCCCTCACAGCATGGTCAGGAGACCAAGAGTGTTTTTGATGAGGACCTGCAGAAAAAGATAGAAGAAAATGAGCGACTTCATATCCAA TTCTTTGAAGCAGATGAGCAGCACAGGAGACAGGAGGCCGAGCTGAAGACACGACTACAGGAGCTGGAGAAAGACTCCGAGCAGCACCAGGCTATCATAGATGGACTCACCACTAAGTACATGGACACAATCGAGCGGCTGCAGAGTGACAAAGCACGTTTAGAG GTGAAAGCACAGACCCTGGAGAGGGAAGCAAAAGAGTGCAGAATGCGAACAGAAGAGTG TCAGCAGCAGTTGAGGCGATGCCAGTCAGAGCTGAACAGACAGGtgaaacaaagcagcagtgTTATCCAGGAGAAAGTGCCCTTCAATGACACCA AATTTAGTGACTACAATAGCTTAAACGTGCCACCACACAATCGAAGGCACCAG CTTAAAGCCCGGGATGTTGCAGGTCAGGCCTTGAGCTTTATTCAGGATCTTGTGGCTGCTCTGTTGAACTTCCACTCCTACACAGAACAGAGAGTGCACATCTATCCCAGAGACTCCTCTATTGAGCCCATCTCCCCACTGAACCAGAAG TTTTCTCAGTATCTACATGAGAATGCAGCCTATGTGCGCCCCCTGGAGGAGAGCTTTCTGCAGTTACACCAAAGCATCACAGAGGACACTGTCACAATATTG GAGACTGTGGTCAAGCTGAAGAGTTTTGCTGATAATTTCTCCTCATACACCCACTTTCTGCAAAAGATTCTTCCCTACCAACTGAAAAG ccTAGAAGAAGAGTGCGAGGCACCTCTTTGTACTGATGCCCTTACTGCCAAAAACCAGGAGCTGCAAAGTGACATGAAGAGAGTAACTTCTGTGTTTGAGAAAATCCAGAACTACATTAACATTTTGGCCTTACCTA GTGTTCGTCAGGACGCCATGCCACAGGGCAACACCTCAGCTGTCTTCACCCAGCTGGCTGCCTGCCTACACAGTCTTCACGATACCGTTAAAG AGATGTCAAAGCACTATAACCAGAAAGCGGGCTTAGAGCAGGAGCTCCCCACCGTCACCCAGAAGCTCTCTACCACCTCAGAGTGCCTGCTTGGATCTTTGGCCTCTCTGACCAGCAGCACTGGCAAG ATTGCCACTTTCTTCAGCAACAACTTGGACTTCTTCACATCACCAGGCTACAGCCCAAGAGGCAGCACAGCAGCTCTCAACCCCTTGCAAGCAGAGAGTATGCTGgccaacaaaaagaaagctgCTGCCTACGTGCATGCAATCAAAAAG CCCAGGCCACAGTCTGTTCCATACAGAGAAGCCCTGTCAAACCGGCGTATACTTACCAGCTCCACTGAGAGCAGAGAAGGTCTCACTCAGCAG GTGCAGCAGAGTCAGGAGAAGATTGCTAggctggagcaggagaaagagcACTGGCTCCTGGAGGCCCAGCTGGGGAAGGTGCGGTTGGAAAAGGAGAACCAGCGCATTGCGGACCTGGAAGCGCAGCTCGCGGCAGCTCTAGGGGGAAGTCCAAACTTACAAGCAGCTGCAGCCAGCACACTCGCACAGAGCcatgaggaggcagagaaagagcagaaagcTGCTGGGAAAGAGACGACGCTGTGCACCAGCCTG GTTGGCATGTTGTGCACAACACCTACAGTTGAGCAT gttGGAGACGAGGAGTCCAGGGAGCAGCTGATAAAGACTCACTATATGGCCAGAGTGGGAGAGCTCACCACCCAGCTCCAGATTTCAGACAGCAAAGCTGTGCACTTTCACTCTGAG TGTCGAGCTTTGGCCAAAAGATTAGCTATTGCAGAAAAATCACGGGAAACTCTGAGTGAGGAGGTCAGAATGGCTAATCAGAACATCACACGCTTGCAG GATGAGCTGGCTACAACTAAGAGGAGCTATGAAGACCAGCTTAGCATGATGAGCGACCACCTGTGTAGTATGAATGAGACCTTGagcaagcagagagaggaaatcGACACACTCAAACTGGGCAGCAAG GGAAATGCCAAAAAGAACAAAGGACGTTAG
- the ppp1r21 gene encoding protein phosphatase 1 regulatory subunit 21 isoform X2 produces MANVTDLQTKYSKLAQEYSKLRAQNQVLKKAVVEEQANCVSLKEQLKQRDQSLRKQEQEMDSLSFRNQQLAKRVELLQEELAVSEAKGKKGKSKGDSPSQHGQETKSVFDEDLQKKIEENERLHIQFFEADEQHRRQEAELKTRLQELEKDSEQHQAIIDGLTTKYMDTIERLQSDKARLEVKAQTLEREAKECRMRTEECQQQLRRCQSELNRQVKQSSSVIQEKVPFNDTKFSDYNSLNVPPHNRRHQLKARDVAGQALSFIQDLVAALLNFHSYTEQRVHIYPRDSSIEPISPLNQKFSQYLHENAAYVRPLEESFLQLHQSITEDTVTILETVVKLKSFADNFSSYTHFLQKILPYQLKSLEEECEAPLCTDALTAKNQELQSDMKRVTSVFEKIQNYINILALPSVRQDAMPQGNTSAVFTQLAACLHSLHDTVKEMSKHYNQKAGLEQELPTVTQKLSTTSECLLGSLASLTSSTGKIATFFSNNLDFFTSPGYSPRGSTAALNPLQAESMLANKKKAAAYVHAIKKPRPQSVPYREALSNRRILTSSTESREGLTQQVQQSQEKIARLEQEKEHWLLEAQLGKVRLEKENQRIADLEAQLAAALGGSPNLQAAAASTLAQSHEEAEKEQKAAGKETTLCTSLVGMLCTTPTVEHVGDEESREQLIKTHYMARVGELTTQLQISDSKAVHFHSECRALAKRLAIAEKSRETLSEEVRMANQNITRLQDELATTKRSYEDQLSMMSDHLCSMNETLSKQREEIDTLKLGSKGNAKKNKGR; encoded by the exons ATGGCTAACGTTACAGACCtgcaaacaaaatacagcaagtTGGCACAGGAGTACTCCAAG CTCCGTGCACAGAACCAGGTGCTGAAGAAGGCAGTTGTGGAAGAACAGGCCAACTGTGTATCCCTAAAG GAGCAGCTAAAGCAGAGAGACCAGAGCTTGAGGAAGCAGGAGCAGGAGATGGACAGTCTCAGCTTCAGGAACCAACAGCTGGCCAAGAGGGTGGAGCTGCTCCAAGAGGAGCTAGCTGTTAGTGAAGCCAAGGGCAAAAAGGGGAAG AGTAAAGGAGACTCTCCCTCACAGCATGGTCAGGAGACCAAGAGTGTTTTTGATGAGGACCTGCAGAAAAAGATAGAAGAAAATGAGCGACTTCATATCCAA TTCTTTGAAGCAGATGAGCAGCACAGGAGACAGGAGGCCGAGCTGAAGACACGACTACAGGAGCTGGAGAAAGACTCCGAGCAGCACCAGGCTATCATAGATGGACTCACCACTAAGTACATGGACACAATCGAGCGGCTGCAGAGTGACAAAGCACGTTTAGAG GTGAAAGCACAGACCCTGGAGAGGGAAGCAAAAGAGTGCAGAATGCGAACAGAAGAGTG TCAGCAGCAGTTGAGGCGATGCCAGTCAGAGCTGAACAGACAGGtgaaacaaagcagcagtgTTATCCAGGAGAAAGTGCCCTTCAATGACACCA AATTTAGTGACTACAATAGCTTAAACGTGCCACCACACAATCGAAGGCACCAG CTTAAAGCCCGGGATGTTGCAGGTCAGGCCTTGAGCTTTATTCAGGATCTTGTGGCTGCTCTGTTGAACTTCCACTCCTACACAGAACAGAGAGTGCACATCTATCCCAGAGACTCCTCTATTGAGCCCATCTCCCCACTGAACCAGAAG TTTTCTCAGTATCTACATGAGAATGCAGCCTATGTGCGCCCCCTGGAGGAGAGCTTTCTGCAGTTACACCAAAGCATCACAGAGGACACTGTCACAATATTG GAGACTGTGGTCAAGCTGAAGAGTTTTGCTGATAATTTCTCCTCATACACCCACTTTCTGCAAAAGATTCTTCCCTACCAACTGAAAAG ccTAGAAGAAGAGTGCGAGGCACCTCTTTGTACTGATGCCCTTACTGCCAAAAACCAGGAGCTGCAAAGTGACATGAAGAGAGTAACTTCTGTGTTTGAGAAAATCCAGAACTACATTAACATTTTGGCCTTACCTA GTGTTCGTCAGGACGCCATGCCACAGGGCAACACCTCAGCTGTCTTCACCCAGCTGGCTGCCTGCCTACACAGTCTTCACGATACCGTTAAAG AGATGTCAAAGCACTATAACCAGAAAGCGGGCTTAGAGCAGGAGCTCCCCACCGTCACCCAGAAGCTCTCTACCACCTCAGAGTGCCTGCTTGGATCTTTGGCCTCTCTGACCAGCAGCACTGGCAAG ATTGCCACTTTCTTCAGCAACAACTTGGACTTCTTCACATCACCAGGCTACAGCCCAAGAGGCAGCACAGCAGCTCTCAACCCCTTGCAAGCAGAGAGTATGCTGgccaacaaaaagaaagctgCTGCCTACGTGCATGCAATCAAAAAG CCCAGGCCACAGTCTGTTCCATACAGAGAAGCCCTGTCAAACCGGCGTATACTTACCAGCTCCACTGAGAGCAGAGAAGGTCTCACTCAGCAG GTGCAGCAGAGTCAGGAGAAGATTGCTAggctggagcaggagaaagagcACTGGCTCCTGGAGGCCCAGCTGGGGAAGGTGCGGTTGGAAAAGGAGAACCAGCGCATTGCGGACCTGGAAGCGCAGCTCGCGGCAGCTCTAGGGGGAAGTCCAAACTTACAAGCAGCTGCAGCCAGCACACTCGCACAGAGCcatgaggaggcagagaaagagcagaaagcTGCTGGGAAAGAGACGACGCTGTGCACCAGCCTG GTTGGCATGTTGTGCACAACACCTACAGTTGAGCAT gttGGAGACGAGGAGTCCAGGGAGCAGCTGATAAAGACTCACTATATGGCCAGAGTGGGAGAGCTCACCACCCAGCTCCAGATTTCAGACAGCAAAGCTGTGCACTTTCACTCTGAG TGTCGAGCTTTGGCCAAAAGATTAGCTATTGCAGAAAAATCACGGGAAACTCTGAGTGAGGAGGTCAGAATGGCTAATCAGAACATCACACGCTTGCAG GATGAGCTGGCTACAACTAAGAGGAGCTATGAAGACCAGCTTAGCATGATGAGCGACCACCTGTGTAGTATGAATGAGACCTTGagcaagcagagagaggaaatcGACACACTCAAACTGGGCAGCAAG GGAAATGCCAAAAAGAACAAAGGACGTTAG
- the foxn2a gene encoding forkhead box protein N2 has product MGPIIGMSPDKKTEIPGMQEERTGLRGVCGVGTLPEAECASSPLATSVDRTGGTEDEELTNLNWLHENLLQNFTLGGPEAQPSGSPLFDIEGDYRSNQGPSSSSSSSSSSHGRGRERDSLKSKPPFSFSLLIYMAIEQSPSKSLPVKEIYGWILEHFPYFSNAPTGWKNSVRHNLSLNKCFRKVERSLGKASGKGSLWCVDPEYRPNLIQALKKQHFPAAHAFCTPPASPPSASSPPRHLFLQGCSFKESDIDAATAMMLLNSAPGQHVDPCNSDSPLDLSRPDSVLVSSDPKQDHNYSSVALQRCSSRSSSSSLSSLDEGGCDGRQSHRDGSEGFHSDEDSDLWDERGVHQTSRRPPAIKWPVGKRPRREVKPELDEELKEAAGSLLHLAGIRSCTEGSKRTVKSTKHSRK; this is encoded by the exons ATGGGTCCAATCATTGGGATGTCACCAGATAAGAAAACGGAAATTCCGGGTATGCAAGAGGAACGGACAGGGCTCAGAGGTGTTTGCGGTGTGGGAACGCTGCCTGAGGCAGAGTGTGCGTCCAGTCCGCTGGCGACTAGTGTGGATCGTACTGGAGGCACTGAGGATGAGGAGCTCACCAACCTCAACTGGCTTCACGAGAACTTGCTTCAGAACTTCACTCTGGGGGGTCCGGAAGCTCAGCCCAGTGGCAGTCCCCTCTTTGACATAGAGGGAGACTACAGGTCCAACCAGGGCCcgtcatcatcgtcatcctcGTCATCTTCGTCACACGGCAGAGGCAGGGAGCGGGACTCATTGAAGTCAAAGccccctttctctttttctctcctcatctaCATGGCCATCGAGCAGTCTCCCAGCAAATCTTTGCCTGTTAAAGAAATCTACGGCTGGATCCTCGAGCACTTCCCTTATTTCTCCAACGCTCCCACTGGCTGGAAGAATTCTGTTCGTCACAACTTGTCCCTGAACAAATGCTTCCGCAAGGTCGAAAGAAGTTTGGGAAAG GCCAGTGGAAAAGGTTCTCTCTGGTGTGTTGACCCTGAGTACCGCCCCAACCTGATCCAAGCCCTTAAGAAGCAGCACTTCCCTGCCGCACATGCCTTCTGCACACCACCCGCCTCCCCACCCAG TGCCTCCTCACCCCCTCGCCATCTCTTTCTACAAGGCTGCTCATTCAAAG AGTCTGACATTGATGCTGCCACTGCCATGATGCTCTTAAACTCTGCCCCCGGGCAACACGTTGACCCAT GCAATTCTGACAGCCCGCTGGACCTCTCTCGACCTGACTCTGTTCTAGTGAGCAGTGATCCAAAGCAGGACCACAACTATAGCAGCGTAGCTCTGCAGCGCTGCTCCTCCcgttcctcctcctcgtctcttTCCTCTCTGGATGAAGGAGGCTGCGATGGAAGGCAGTCCCACCGCGACGGCAGCGAGGGCTTCCACAGCGACGAGGACTCGGACCTCTGGGATGAGAGGGGCGTCCACCAGACTTCTCGACGTCCGCCCGCTATCAAATGGCCCGTTGGTAAGAGGCCACGACGCGAGGTCAAGCCAGAGCTGGATGAGGAGCTGAAGGAAGCCGCGGGCTCCTTGCTGCACCTTGCCGGTATACGCAGCTGCACAGAAGGTTCCAAACGCACTgtcaaaagcacaaaacatagCAGgaaatga